A section of the Ruania halotolerans genome encodes:
- a CDS encoding FAD-binding protein, translated as MTEENWAGSYTYRAAQIHRPDTIDSVRRLVAQESKIRALGSRHSFHDLPDSPGVLVSLDSMPRTVHVDAEAQTVTVSAGTRYGDLATELHRAGWALSAMASLPHIAVAGAIGTGTHGSGDRVGSLAAQVVGLELIDAGGELRTLTDGDDDFAGAVVHLGALGVLTSVTLRVEPTYDVQQYVVNDVPWEFVEAQFEEVMSAAYSVSIMTRWNTRAVQVWLKSRDGEVSLPAGKPATKKEHPAGRDPEGCTEQLGEAGPWQDRLPHFRMGFTPSSGREIQAEYLLPRAHARDAISALRELGPIIAPLLQTCEIRTVAADDLWLSGSYGRDTVAFHFTLLPEPVKVRALLGTIEQALAGLEARPHWGKWFSTSAEDIAAMYPRMEDFRALVGRSDPHGKFSNSFLERVVLGR; from the coding sequence ATGACCGAAGAGAACTGGGCGGGTTCGTACACCTACCGGGCGGCGCAGATCCACCGGCCGGACACCATCGATTCCGTCCGGCGGCTCGTGGCACAGGAATCGAAGATCCGCGCACTGGGGTCACGGCACTCCTTCCACGATCTGCCCGACTCCCCCGGCGTGCTGGTCAGCCTGGACTCGATGCCCCGGACGGTCCATGTGGACGCCGAGGCGCAGACCGTCACAGTGAGCGCCGGGACCCGATACGGCGACCTGGCCACCGAACTGCACCGGGCGGGGTGGGCGCTCTCGGCGATGGCGTCGCTGCCGCATATCGCCGTTGCCGGCGCGATCGGGACGGGTACACATGGGTCCGGGGACCGGGTGGGCTCGCTGGCGGCGCAGGTGGTGGGCCTTGAGCTCATCGACGCGGGAGGTGAATTGCGCACCCTCACGGACGGCGACGACGACTTCGCCGGTGCAGTGGTGCACCTGGGCGCGCTGGGGGTGCTCACGTCGGTGACGTTACGGGTCGAACCCACCTATGACGTGCAGCAGTACGTGGTCAACGACGTGCCCTGGGAATTCGTTGAGGCGCAGTTCGAGGAGGTGATGTCCGCGGCGTACAGCGTGAGCATCATGACCCGGTGGAACACCCGCGCGGTACAGGTGTGGTTGAAGAGCCGCGACGGCGAGGTGAGCCTGCCGGCGGGCAAACCGGCCACAAAGAAGGAACACCCGGCCGGTCGCGACCCGGAAGGCTGCACCGAGCAGCTCGGCGAGGCGGGGCCCTGGCAGGACCGGCTGCCGCACTTCCGGATGGGGTTCACCCCGAGCAGCGGGCGGGAGATCCAGGCCGAGTACCTGCTGCCCCGAGCCCATGCCAGGGACGCGATCAGTGCACTGCGCGAGCTCGGCCCGATCATTGCACCGTTGCTGCAGACGTGCGAGATCCGCACCGTCGCTGCCGATGACCTGTGGCTCTCCGGCTCCTACGGGCGCGACACGGTGGCGTTCCATTTCACTCTGCTTCCGGAGCCAGTGAAGGTACGGGCGCTGCTGGGCACCATCGAGCAGGCACTGGCCGGGCTGGAGGCACGGCCGCACTGGGGCAAGTGGTTCAGCACCAGCGCCGAGGACATCGCTGCCATGTATCCCCGGATGGAAGACTTCCGGGCGCTCGTGGGCCGGAGCGACCCGCACGGGAAGTTCTCCAATTCCTTCCTGGAGCGGGTGGTCCTCGGCCGATGA
- a CDS encoding PPA1309 family protein, with the protein MTSEISARTRALAVTCVEIERHVGTRGWDGPIAVFSLVRSAQIVAASPHLAQELPDGAAEDPEHLTSIEQDGLPEAETLEDLLAQLAWPETVDGAAIVVERMVVPPEAEAQMPTDPEEGLAYLMAHPDRQDMRIAVGVLRTGETWCALRSRANDSDDAVAGGPDAVPGLAQALASTLR; encoded by the coding sequence ATGACCTCCGAGATCAGCGCACGTACCCGTGCTCTTGCCGTGACCTGCGTGGAGATCGAGCGGCACGTCGGCACACGCGGGTGGGACGGCCCGATCGCCGTGTTCTCGCTCGTGCGATCGGCCCAGATCGTGGCAGCCAGTCCGCACCTCGCCCAGGAGCTTCCCGACGGCGCAGCCGAGGATCCCGAACACCTCACCTCTATCGAGCAGGACGGGCTCCCCGAGGCCGAGACGCTGGAGGATTTACTCGCCCAGCTTGCGTGGCCGGAGACTGTGGACGGTGCCGCGATCGTGGTGGAGCGGATGGTGGTGCCACCGGAGGCGGAGGCGCAGATGCCCACCGATCCTGAGGAAGGACTCGCCTATTTGATGGCGCACCCGGATCGTCAGGACATGCGGATCGCCGTCGGGGTGCTGCGCACCGGGGAGACCTGGTGTGCGCTGCGTTCACGTGCGAACGACAGTGATGATGCCGTCGCGGGCGGTCCGGACGCCGTCCCTGGCCTGGCTCAGGCCCTGGCCAGCACCCTGCGCTAA
- a CDS encoding type II toxin-antitoxin system VapC family toxin: MIVPDASVVALLLHGDLADARTRDAVAILRSDPAWIVPEHWCTEVLSVIRGLWLGGKVSDADADQAVTDLAGVTVAVVPTAPHVSRIWRLRSNLSVYDAGYVAIAEAHDVTLVTADARIARSGVARCPVQVVQ; encoded by the coding sequence GTGATCGTCCCCGACGCCTCGGTGGTCGCCCTTCTCCTCCACGGTGACCTCGCAGATGCGCGCACGAGAGACGCCGTCGCGATCCTTCGCTCCGACCCGGCCTGGATCGTGCCGGAGCACTGGTGCACCGAAGTGCTTTCGGTGATCAGGGGTCTCTGGTTGGGTGGCAAGGTCAGCGACGCGGACGCCGATCAGGCCGTCACCGATCTGGCTGGCGTGACGGTCGCCGTGGTGCCGACAGCACCCCACGTGTCACGGATCTGGCGGCTTCGGTCCAACCTGTCCGTCTATGACGCCGGGTACGTCGCCATTGCGGAGGCCCACGACGTGACCCTGGTGACGGCCGACGCCCGTATCGCCAGATCAGGCGTTGCCCGGTGTCCCGTGCAGGTGGTCCAGTAG
- a CDS encoding UPF0182 family membrane protein, which produces MSSAASRPASPSSGERRRGPLLPTVLVLAGVVVVVLILARFWTEWLWFEQVGFGQVIRTEWLTRGVLFALGFLVMGGALWLNLRLAYRNRPMYVPTTPQQQDLDRYREAFEPLRRVVFVGAPLVAGFFAGSAASAQWQTVLLAMNATEWGSSDPQFGIDLSFYVFSLPMVRFIVSFLMTTTIISAIVAVFTHYLYGALQPTGGGERITRAARTHTAVLAAIITLAIAANYWLDRYSVLSNAGERFDGASYTDINAVLPAKAILAVVGVFVALLFVWTGVRGNWRLPAVGVALMVVSGILVGGAYPAIIQSVRVNPNAQNLEAEYIQRNIEATYDAYDLDRVEVERYEAETVAEAGALREDADSTASIRLLDPNVVSPTFRQLQQNRQYYDFRDTLSVDRYDVDGESADTVIAVRELNLAGSQERNWVNDHTVFTHGFGVVAARGNVTSADGRPQFMESGIPSTGVLGEYEPRIYFSPNSPDYSIVGAPEGTDPWELDYPDDAAPNGQVNTTFTGDGGPSIGGFFNKLLYAARFGSEQILFSDRVTDESQVLYYRDPIERVSRVAPFLNTEGSTYPAVVDTNDDGQGEVVWIVDAYTTSNEYPYSARQELESAITDSLTEQDQLAAAALPEYINYIRNSVKAVVNAYDGSVTLYAWDPEDPVLQTWMEIFPNTIKPISEISGSLMSHLRYPEDLFKVQRELLTEYHVTDAATFYTGGDFWRIPDDPTSGQETPQPSYYLTLAMPGEDEANFSLTSSYIINSDERNVLTGFMAVNAEPGDTPGEVAEDYGTITLLELPRDVTVPGPGQVQNNFDSDTAAANELNILSRGGSQVIQGNLLTLPVGGGVLYVQPVYVQSSGGTQFPLLRRVLVAFGDEIGFAQTLDEALDQVFEGDSGAQAGDAGVEPEPDEGSGAGGSGDSGDPDGAGDTGAQQQLNEALAAAGQAIEDSNTALANSDWTAYGEAQDRLQAALEDAIAAEEELYGGTAAEDSSGEPTEEPADG; this is translated from the coding sequence GTGTCCTCCGCCGCTTCCCGCCCCGCCTCCCCATCCTCTGGGGAGCGCCGCCGCGGCCCGCTGCTCCCCACCGTGCTGGTGCTCGCCGGTGTCGTCGTCGTCGTCCTCATACTGGCCCGCTTCTGGACTGAGTGGCTGTGGTTCGAGCAGGTCGGCTTTGGCCAGGTGATCAGGACCGAGTGGCTTACTCGCGGTGTGCTGTTCGCGCTCGGCTTCCTGGTGATGGGCGGGGCGCTGTGGCTGAACCTGCGCCTGGCGTACCGGAACCGGCCGATGTATGTGCCGACCACGCCACAGCAGCAGGATCTGGACCGGTACCGCGAGGCATTCGAACCGTTGCGCCGGGTGGTCTTCGTGGGTGCCCCCCTGGTGGCCGGCTTCTTTGCCGGCTCGGCGGCCTCGGCCCAGTGGCAGACCGTCTTGCTGGCGATGAACGCCACCGAGTGGGGAAGCTCAGATCCGCAATTCGGCATTGATCTCTCGTTCTACGTGTTCTCCCTGCCGATGGTGCGTTTCATCGTGTCCTTCCTGATGACCACCACGATCATCTCCGCCATCGTCGCGGTCTTCACGCACTACCTGTACGGCGCATTGCAGCCGACTGGGGGAGGCGAGCGGATCACGCGTGCGGCTCGCACCCACACCGCGGTCCTTGCCGCCATCATTACCCTCGCGATCGCCGCCAACTACTGGCTGGACCGGTACTCGGTCCTGTCCAACGCCGGCGAACGCTTCGACGGCGCCTCCTACACCGACATCAACGCCGTGCTCCCAGCCAAGGCGATCCTCGCCGTCGTGGGTGTGTTCGTGGCGCTGCTTTTCGTGTGGACGGGAGTGCGCGGGAACTGGCGGCTGCCGGCGGTCGGTGTGGCATTGATGGTGGTCTCGGGCATCCTCGTGGGCGGTGCCTACCCGGCGATCATTCAGTCGGTGCGGGTGAACCCGAACGCGCAGAACCTTGAGGCTGAGTACATCCAGCGCAATATCGAGGCCACCTACGACGCATACGACCTGGACCGGGTCGAGGTGGAACGCTATGAGGCGGAGACCGTGGCCGAGGCTGGCGCGTTGCGTGAGGACGCAGACTCCACCGCCAGTATCCGTCTGCTCGATCCCAATGTGGTCTCTCCGACGTTCCGTCAGCTGCAGCAGAACCGGCAGTACTACGATTTCCGGGACACCCTCTCGGTGGATCGATACGACGTCGACGGCGAGAGCGCCGACACGGTGATCGCCGTGCGTGAGCTCAACCTCGCCGGGTCCCAGGAACGAAACTGGGTGAATGACCACACGGTCTTCACTCACGGCTTCGGCGTGGTGGCCGCACGCGGCAACGTGACCAGCGCGGATGGGCGCCCCCAGTTCATGGAGAGCGGCATCCCCAGCACTGGCGTGCTCGGCGAGTACGAGCCGCGGATCTACTTCAGCCCGAACTCCCCGGACTACTCGATCGTGGGCGCCCCCGAGGGCACAGACCCGTGGGAGCTGGACTACCCCGACGACGCTGCCCCGAACGGGCAGGTGAACACCACGTTCACCGGCGATGGTGGTCCCTCAATCGGCGGCTTCTTCAACAAGCTGCTCTACGCCGCCCGCTTCGGCAGCGAGCAGATCCTGTTCTCCGACCGCGTCACTGACGAATCGCAGGTGCTGTACTACCGCGATCCGATCGAGCGGGTCTCCCGGGTGGCGCCGTTCCTGAACACTGAGGGTTCGACGTACCCGGCAGTCGTGGACACCAACGACGACGGCCAGGGTGAGGTGGTCTGGATCGTGGACGCCTACACCACGTCGAATGAGTACCCGTACTCGGCGCGACAGGAGCTGGAATCGGCGATCACCGACTCCCTCACCGAGCAGGACCAACTTGCCGCAGCGGCCCTTCCGGAATACATCAACTACATCCGCAACTCCGTCAAGGCCGTAGTGAACGCCTACGACGGGTCCGTCACGCTGTACGCCTGGGACCCGGAGGACCCGGTGCTGCAGACCTGGATGGAGATCTTCCCGAACACCATCAAGCCGATCTCCGAGATCAGCGGTTCGCTGATGAGTCACCTGCGTTATCCCGAGGACCTGTTCAAGGTGCAGCGTGAGTTGCTCACGGAGTACCACGTGACCGACGCAGCCACGTTCTACACCGGTGGTGACTTCTGGCGGATCCCGGACGATCCGACGTCCGGTCAGGAGACCCCGCAGCCCTCCTACTACCTGACCCTGGCGATGCCGGGCGAGGACGAAGCAAACTTCTCGCTCACGTCGAGTTACATCATCAACAGTGACGAGCGGAATGTGCTGACCGGGTTCATGGCGGTCAATGCCGAACCAGGGGACACCCCTGGGGAGGTTGCCGAAGACTACGGCACGATCACCTTGCTCGAGCTGCCCCGTGACGTGACGGTGCCTGGCCCTGGGCAGGTGCAGAACAACTTCGACTCCGATACCGCCGCCGCCAACGAGCTGAACATCCTCAGCCGTGGTGGCTCGCAGGTGATCCAGGGCAACCTGCTCACCCTGCCTGTGGGTGGAGGTGTGCTGTACGTGCAGCCCGTGTACGTGCAGTCCTCCGGCGGTACCCAGTTCCCGCTGTTGCGCCGGGTGCTGGTGGCCTTCGGTGACGAGATCGGGTTCGCTCAGACACTCGACGAGGCCCTGGACCAGGTGTTCGAGGGCGATTCCGGTGCACAGGCCGGCGATGCGGGTGTGGAGCCCGAACCCGATGAGGGCTCCGGAGCGGGCGGCTCGGGCGATTCAGGCGACCCGGACGGTGCCGGTGATACGGGCGCCCAGCAGCAACTGAACGAAGCGTTGGCTGCGGCGGGCCAGGCGATCGAAGATTCCAACACCGCGTTGGCGAACAGCGACTGGACCGCCTACGGGGAAGCCCAGGACCGTCTGCAAGCCGCACTGGAGGACGCGATCGCTGCCGAGGAAGAGCTCTACGGTGGAACAGCCGCTGAGGATTCCTCGGGGGAGCCTACCGAGGAGCCGGCCGACGGCTAG